Within the Flavobacterium sp. N502536 genome, the region ATTTTAGCAATACCCTCGCCTCCTGTGTAATAGGCTGCCAGAACATCAACACCTTTCAATTGTTTTACGGCAACCACAACTTGTTTTAGAGCAGCTGATAACTGCAACAAACAATTTTCTATTTCGTCTAGTTCAATTCTGTACCCTCTCAATTTTACCTGATGATCTTTTCTGCCCAGAAATTCGATATTTCCGTCGGGAAACCATTTCACCATGTCTCCTGTATCGTATAGAATACTTCCCTCGATAAATGGATTTTTAATAAACTTCGCAGCGCTAGAGTTCTTCCTTATCAGATAACCAAGTGCTATACCGCACCCGCCAAATAAAGTCTTCCTGTGATACCAACCGGTGTGAGTTGTAGATTTTCGTCGAGTATATATGCTTGTGTATTAGAAATTGGTTCCCTACAGGAATTGACTGTACTCTTTGCCTTTCTCTAATTTATAATAGGTGCTGTTGTGTTATCTTCAGAAGGTCCGTAGAGGTTTCTTACCTCAGCATTTGTGCGTAACAGCTCTCTCGCAATATCCACCGGAAATGGCTCTCCCGCTAAATTGATAATACTGGCATTTTGCAAAGCAGAAAAATCTTCTTCAATCAGACTTCGAATGCTTGAAGGAACTGTATTCAATACACACTCTTTTGTCCTTTTTTAATTCTTTGCCTATTTCCAAAGCATTGCTGAGCAACTTTATTGTTTTTCCAACGGATAAGGTAAAAAACATCTCATAGGCCGAAAGATCAAAACAATGTGAGGTTGCTGCAAAACCTAATCAAAATGTGCGGTATCAAACTCTTTTTTAGCCCAGTACAATAAAGCAACCACATTTTTATTGGTAAAGAGAACTCCCTTGGTTTACCGGTGGTTCCCGAAGTATAAATAACATAGGCCAGATCTTCGGCTTTGCTTATTTTTTCTGAAGGTTCTCTGTAGCGTATTGCTCTTTTTTTACCAGAACTGATCCAGTTCTTTTTCGTCAATAACCACCTTGCAATTACTATCGGCTACGATGTAGGCAATACGTTCTTCCGGTAATTAACATCTATAGGTACATAAGCCGCTCCCGATTTAAGCACTCCTAAAATGGTCGTTACTAAACGTTCGTCTCTTTTTAAACGTACTCCTACTAAATCGTTTGCTGGATGTTGTACTTTTCTCTCAGATAACAGGCCAGCTGATTGGATTGTGCGTGCAGTTCGGTATAAGTCAATTGTACCTCATTAAAGATCAAAGCACATCTTTGGGGTTTTATCAGCCTGCAATTCCAGTAAGTCTACAATAGTAGCTTCTTTTGGAAAATAAATTTCCGTTTCATTGAACGTATACAGTAACAATTCTTTTTCGTTTCGGCTAAATATCAATGGCATCAATAGTAACCGCTGTATCCTTAAATACGGCTGTTAACAGATTTTCAAGATGGCTGAATATAGCCGTAATCCAAAATTCATCATAAATATCGGTGTTGTATTCCAAACCTAACAACAGCTCTTCCTCCTGCTCTGTAAAAATAAAACTAAGGTCAAACTGCGACGTAGTACGCTTCATTTCATAAGGCGCTACATCAACTCCTACCATTGGAGTTTTTGTTTGTAAGGTGTTTAATTGGGCCTGATTTTGCAACACCACCAGTACATCGAATAAGGCCGATCTTGAAGCGTCTCTTTTTAAATTAAGCTTATTGACCAAAGTGCTAAACGCATAATTCTGATGTTCATAGGCATCGATTAAGGTCTTTTTTGCTGGTCTAATAAATCCGAAAAGCGATCTGTTCCGGTTAGCTGAGTTTTAATCGCCAAGGTATTTAAAAATAAACCCAGCTGATTTTCAAGCTCCGGATGTTCCCTTCCGGCTATCGGAGTTCCCAGAATAATGGTATTCTGATTGGTGTAACGGTATAATAAAGCATTGATTCCGGCCATTAAAGTCATAAATGGCGTAACTGAATTTGCTTTAGAAAAATGTTTTAGTTCAGCCAAAAAAGCCTCCGAAAACTGTACGAAAGCGTGTTACCCTTATAAGTTTGTCTGGCCGGACGGCTTCTGTAACTTGGCAATTCTAAAACAGGAAGATCTCCTTTAAAAACCGACAACCAATAGGCTTCTGAATCTAAAACCGATTTTTCATTTTCCTGTGACTGCTGCCATACCGCATAATCTTTGTATTGAAGGATATCAGCCGGCAAATCGATTGATTTTCCGTGAATCAGATTATTGTAAGCCGCGACAATTTCAGCAAACATTACTTCTAATGACCAGCCGTCGCCTATGGCATGGTGAATCACCAAAGAAAGCACATATTCCTTTTCGTCCGTTTTTAAAAGAACTGCTTTTAATAAAGGTGCAGTCGTCAAATCAAAAACAGTGGCTTGCTGCTCCTGTAAATATTCAGAAAGCGCTGAAGCACTTTGATCTGAATAATTTTCCTGAACAAGCGAAAATTCCATTCGCCCTCTCCTAAAATGTACTGGCTTATTTCGCCATCATAACCCGCTTTAAAATAGGTTCTTAAAATTTCGTATTTCGAAATTAAAAGCCGGAAAGCTTCCTCCAGTTTTGCTGCCTCCAGATTCCCCGTAAGCTTTAGGGCACCGTGCATGTTGTAGGCACTGTTACCTCCTTCAAACTGACTGAGTACCCAAATTTTATGTTGTGAAGAGGTTAACGGGAAATATCCCTGGGCTTGTGCTTTGGGAATTGCCTTATAACCTCCTTTTTTTATTTTTTGACTTATTTGTGCAATGGTAGGTGTTTGAAAAAATTCTTTGTAGGATATTGTCCCCTCAAGTTTTTTGTAAATCTGGTTGATCACCTGACCTATCATCAAACTATGTCCTCCGAGCTCGAAAAAATGATCTTCGATTCCTACTTTTTCAATCCCTAAAATTTCCTGCCAAATAAGGGCCAACGTATTTTCTGTCTGATTTCTAGCGCTAAATAATTAGCATTAGAAACCTGATGCAATGGTAAATTTTCAAGAACCTTTCGGTCTATTTTGCCATTTGGTGTCAACGGAATTTTATCCAAACCGATAAAATACTGAGGCACCATAAAAGCCGGAAGTTTTTCTTTCAGATAACTTTTTAACGTTTCGTGATCTATGGTTTCGTTCTTAGTGAAATACGTTACTAAATTTTGTAGTCCGTTATTTTGCAAGACCAGAACAACAGCCTGTGTTATAGTATTGGAAAAAGAAAGAACTGCATTTTCAATTTCTCCAAGTTCTACACGATATCCCCTTAGTTTTACCTGATGGTCTTTTCTTCCCTGGAAATCAATAGTTCCATCCGAAAGCCATTTGGCCATGTCTCCGGTGTCGTACATTAAAGATCCCGCCTTAAACGGATTGGATATGAACTTTTCTGCTGTTAATTCAGGACGGTTCAGATAGCCTTTGGATAAACCTTCTCCCGAGATATACAATTTTCCGGCTACCCCCACAGGCACTACTTCTAAATTTTTATCGAGTATATAAACCTGAGTATTGGCAATGGGTTTGCCTATTGAGACCGAAGCGGTATATTCTTTTTCTGATGATAATCGGTATACCGTACTGTA harbors:
- a CDS encoding AMP-binding protein; this translates as MTKKNWISSGKKRAIRYREPSEKISKAEDLAYVIYTSGTTGKPREFSLPIKMWLLYCTGLKKSLIPHILIRFCSNLTLF
- a CDS encoding condensation domain-containing protein, with protein sequence MALIWQEILGIEKVGIEDHFFELGGHSLMIGQVINQIYKKLEGTISYKEFFQTPTIAQISQKIKKGGYKAIPKAQAQGYFPLTSSQHKIWVLSQFEGGNSAYNMHGALKLTGNLEAAKLEEAFRLLISKYEILRTYFKAGYDGEISQYILGEGEWNFRLFRKIIQIKVLQRFLNIYRSSKPLFLI